One Aegilops tauschii subsp. strangulata cultivar AL8/78 chromosome 7, Aet v6.0, whole genome shotgun sequence genomic window carries:
- the LOC109779154 gene encoding uncharacterized protein, whose amino-acid sequence MTAAAWPVCTICYEDLRPLSDQHIYCLPSCGHVFHALCVEQWLEYCPSAGGKKKGKCPICKQACGSSHPPTRLFFQSTGACPTQAPPSSSQDADPEALAEEVARLEQKASSLGKVLEEQRDGIQKLNAEIVRWKEQAATAETMRESARKEKESVQRLLNAKTEELSRKTSECVRLQERSLALAKELAALKLSTDMNLQEEEILKLASLGNHGNLENAVDVLKRSLALRNKSYKDLMVQCNHLGRSESRAQQRIEKDKELIKKLRAKVLDLQKELEEKENNVIRDLRSSKKFKADQNQTNPVNANANNGFSSPSAGYGNQTVKLDDVMQDGCNEKAQLNQVSPEAKRDPNLEDNLDIKTADVIDLDADDNNTIKCPAKPFGYKDYTLDTQNQSSHCEHDKKEPTAFGCEPSFYVPEETSFLKHTAVTGNSTFQEILMKTKLQNVQELPVLRSMNVTTSTWKKESLTIGGISKQATRLASGTGPQTFHNLNSLSDDDFQTLPGCTGEGARKSIGKWSKGMAAPGYLGANTNKGNLISVGHDGRGGKVKVLRDHGRFPDSRTPALWPKAQQKAGGKGGQSQIEHFFVKR is encoded by the exons atgACCGCCGCCGCATGGCCGGTCTGCACCATCTGCTACGAGGACCTCCGCCCGCTCTCCGACCAGCACATCTACTGCCTCCCCTCCTGCGGCCACGTCTTCCACGCCCTCTG CGTAGAGCAATGGCTGGAGTACTGCCCGAGCGCGGgcggcaagaagaagggcaagtgcCCCATCTGCAAGCAAGCCTGCGGCTCCTCTCACCCCCCGACCCGCCTCTTCTTCCAGTCCACCGGCGCGTGCCCCACGCAGGCGCCCCCCTCCTCGTCGCAGGACGCCGACCCGGAGGCGCTCGCCGAAGAGGTCGCCCGGCTGGAGCAGAAGGCGTCGTCCCTTGGCAAGGTGCTCGAGGAGCAGCGGGATGGGATCCAGAAGCTCAACGCCGAG ATCGTCAGGTGGAAGGAGCAGGCGGCGACGGCAGAGACGATGCGGGAGTCGGCTAGGAAGGAGAAAGAGTCTGTGCAGCGGCTGCTCAATGCGAAAACAGAG GAGTTGTCGAGGAAGACGTCGGAGTGCGTGAGGTTGCAGGAGAGGAGCCTTGCGCTGGCGAAGGAGCTTGCGGCCCTAAAGCT GTCGACTGACATGAACCTTCAGGAAGAAGAGATCCTAAAGTTGGCTTCATTGGGCAACCATGGCAACCTTGAGAATGCTGTTGACGTTCTGAAGAGATCACTTGCTCTCCGCAACAA GAGCTACAAAGACTTGATGGTCCAATGCAATCATCTGGGAAGATCAGAAAGTCGCGCTCAGCAGAGGATTGAGAAGGACAAAGAGCTGATAAAGAAGTTGAGG GCAAAGGTACTTGATCTTCAGAAGGAACtggaagaaaaggaaaataatgtCATCAGAGACTTGAGGTCTTCAAAGAAATTTAAAGCTGACCAGAACCAGACAAATCCAGTGAATGCCAATGCTAATAATGGTTTCTCTAGTCCAAGTGCTGGATATGGGAATCAAACAGTGAAGCTTGATGATGTGATGCAGGATGGATGCAACGAGAAGGCTCAGTTGAACCAGGTGTCCCCTGAAGCCAAAAGGGATCCGAACTTAGAAGACAACCTGGACATCAAGACTGCAGATGTGATAGACTTAGATGCCGATGACAACAACACGATAAAATGTCCTGCCAAGCCGTTTGGGTATAAGGATTACACTTTGGATACACAAAATCAGTCCAGTCACTGTGAACATGATAAGAAAGAGCCCACGGCATTCGGATGTGAGCCTTCCTTCTATGTACCAGAAGAAACATCATTTCTGAAACACACGGCGGTCACTGGAAACTCTACATTTCAGGAGATTCTTATGAAGACCAAACTGCAAAACGTTCAAGAGCTTCCTGTTCTGAGAAGTATGAATGTTACAACTTCAACATGGAAGAAAGAATCGCTGACAATTGGCGGCATCTCTAAACAAGCAACTAGGCTGGCTTCTGGTACTGGACCTCAGACATTTCACAATTTAAATTCTCTTTCCG ATGATGATTTTCAGACACTACCTGGATGTACCGGTGAAGGGGCAAGAAAAAGCATCGGCAAATGGTCCAAGGGCATGGCAGCACCTGGGTATCTAGGTGCAAACACAAACAAAGGCAATCTGATATCTGTGGGGCACGACGGGCGCGGGGGAAAGGTGAAAGTCCTGAGAGATCATGGCCGGTTCCCG GATAGCAGGACTCCAGCACTGTGGCCTAAGGCACAGCAGAAGGCTGGAGGCAAAGGTGGGCAGTCTCAGATAGAGCACTTCTTTGTGAAGAGATGA